The Vitis vinifera cultivar Pinot Noir 40024 chromosome 3, ASM3070453v1 region AGGTGCAAGGAAAGGATTAAATGATCTAGCTACAATCATTTCTACGACAAAAATGATTCATAATGAGAATTTGGTGTAGATAACAAAAGTTGAATGTTAACATCAAAACACTTTCATTatcataatatattaatttgagtattcatttttttttctttgtttgtagTTGCATAATGGTTCATATATGGGAATAAAGCTCTATGTTGAGAAAGCTAGTCGTTTGGATTCTGTCACAACCTACACCATCTTTAACTTGTGAGAGGAATTGGAGCATATTTGCCCTAATCTATAGAAAGCAATAGAATTATTTTGTCAACTCGAGGATTCggtaattaggttttttttattatattatgaaaCTAAAGTTACAAGATATAGAAACTAAAAATGATCAAGTTTATAAAGATAGGTTTCCTAgctctcttaattttttttaatctaaatatatatatatataagtaaaatagcttcaatttcatataatattacttattttgtcatttcttaactattttttaattttaattaatttttgtctCACTAGCAATTTTTAtccaataatttcaatattttcataaaattcaatcactatttttcaaattttccatcatcttttcctccattactaatgttttccttcttttatatattactaAGTTGGGTTCATGTGCAAGGCATGTGAACTACTAGCTAATAacgtatttttttatatttaaattcaattttaattatgtcataaaaattatatattaaaaaaattatgtctaTTTTATGATtgtatttgaatatattttattttaaaatagttatattTATGTGACGATTATGTTAATAGTTAAAATcgtattcatttttttttgagagaaaataagaTATCATGTAAACTACATTAGCTAGttgtataaaaatatatatatatatatcaagtatTTTATACATGTCAATTTCATTCATCGCTTTGAAAGaaactaatatttaaaatcgtaatttaatttaattttcaaaaatagtttattattgtcaaaaaaaaaaaatgatttcgaaaacaatttgtttgttttgtgcTTGCAAAAAATAAGTTCAAATAGTAggctatttttttataataaaagattaattcttttattatttttaaaaattattgtataaattatctaattaatcttttattatttttaaaaattattatataaattatccaaaaatacataaataatcCACTTTTCCtttgcaagtctcctttgattTTTATGTCCCTTCATAACATGGAACtgtcttggaaaaaaaaagtcttaattGTCTGCCgcctaaaacaaaaatatctgCCCGTGATATGGTAGTGTTTTGTATATGAAAGGAATCTTTAGAGAGAAGACTCGGTCTGGTGGACATGGTCCATGGTAGTATCATAAATAATTGAACAAATAAGGATGGTGAAACAGTGACGACAAACTTGCATCACAACTTTCATTATATGGTATAGATTATTAATGGCTCGTTTCACATTGCTTCAAGCGGTTTTACCGAAGTGTTTTCTTGTATAATACTTCTACTTTTTTACGAAAATCTAGAAGgttctaataatattttttaatgatatattgCATAAAtgtaaaaacgtttttaataataataaattattaaaaatgatatttattacaaaaaaatatataaatatttatattattaaaaaaactaaatatatatatatatatttatgaaagaaaagtgaaaGAGGAAAAGGAGAGTGAGAAGAAAGCGGAAGATGAGGAAATGGAGAATAGtaattttgaagtgtttttttcctctcaagtgctttaaaaaaaattcaaatgttttttagattttcagaagtatttttcaaaatattgtcaaacacctattttttgtcttaaaaatgtttttaactgtTTTTAGgactagaaacacttttaaaaagtaCTACAAAATCGGCTCTTAAAATTGACCAAAAATCATGAATtgacttaaaatcaacttaaatataaattagaGTTGAATATcatatttagattttatttttttttcattttgttaagTCTTAAGTTATTTGTCTTTATTAATGTTAAAATACCATCaagtattaaatttatttattttatattttaaaaatatttataaaattaactattacatttcttttttattttaaatcaaaaactcataatttgaaaaaataataataattaaacatagtctcaaatgttttaaaatacttGGAATTATTAccataataaattcataatGATTAATTCTagaattaattagaaattaataattgaataataattaggattttaaattatgtttgattgttaaaaaaaattctaagttaaaacttgttttaatgTAGCTTATATTTGCATTTATAGATTTATAATTGAAATATCTGCTCTATTATTGGgatcaatttattaatttttttaatttgggaaagaGTATCAAatcctaatttttaataaattcgcttttgaaatataaatttaatgtttttaatgttatttattttcattttacatAAATAGTGTGtttgttacaaaattttgatttggctttaaaattaataagaaaattttaaatctaaattttcttaaaaaataagatacaataacaaaaataaaaggttatttaattaaagagCCATTAAATATGTATTCATTTAACATATTTAAGGGTGTCCAAAGGTTTAATGTATAATGCTAAATTCATCACTTAGGGAATGTTTGGTATGGTATTGGATGCTTTTAAGGATGTTCATTAATACACTCTTGAACACCCTTAAAAGAGTGTACCAAGTTATAGTCTCTCAccttaaaaagcaaaaaaagtgGTAGCATGATTGGAGATTATTGTTTATTTGTCTATTGTTCAAAAATCacaacttttttcaaaaatttgttaggattttggagatatccaaagaaaataaattgaggAATATGGTTGTATTGAACTTTAAGGATGCCTTGGACTTTcactaaaagtgtttttttttttttttcccaaagaaTCATACTATGAAAAGTGATTAGGTATATggatatgtatatattatttcactttattaaaagggtaaaaaatttgtcactaatttataaaataaccttcatgttttttaaaacaagaaaagtaactttttttttacaaaaatacccCTCAAATTTTTATACTCATTTCACATcagaacttttttttatttacaaaataataaaggtGTTTTAGTacattttagattaaaaataccTATCATCGAATTTTTTATACCCATTTTACACAAGAACATTTTCTTTTGGGAATATTTTAAACTTTgcacaaatatttgaatgagttaaaatattattaaatacatttatccAATCTCTCCTCATGTCcatccatttttttataaataattttaaatacaaaaaaataaataaataaaaataccatcCTTTTCAACTTTTCTCACTTATCCACCTAAAAcccataattttaaataaaaatatcctttTCAACCTTTTCTCACTTATCCACCTAAGACCCTACTctatttcttcttccatttttttctttcaatttccttattattttaagtgaagggaaaggaaaataaaaatgataaatgaaaagtaaaagaatatatataatgaatttgctgtttttaaaaatagtttttataacaattttgaaaaaaattctttaattaagaaacaaaaatctaattaaaaacctaaaatatttttataattatttctttttaaacaaataaatgaaaataatataaaataatttaaaaatattttttgaaaaaaaaaatatattttctatttttaaaaacaaaaaataaatctttatgctctttttttttctttgatatgaaAGGTCGGGAATGAagttaattcctttttttttcctcccttcaatgcattttcttttctctttttctctaaattttttttggttgtttaattataaggtaaaaaaacaaaggaaaaaaaatggaaatgaaaatagaaGGCTTATGATGATGATTATGTAGAAGTTCAAAAAAGATATTTTGATGATTTCACGTAAAAAGTGatataaaagatttaaatatattaatatttcttatattttaaaattaaaattacaatatataaaaataatttatcaattttaaatttaattattatttttcatcccctCTTCCCTTCTTGACTgtatttattttacaattccaaaattaggttttcatcacaagtttactaatttatatcaaatatatctCCGACTCTGCACATTTTCATTAGTAATTTATGATTTAAGGTGATAAATCATAAAAACAGGGGAACTCTGaccatttaaataatttcaattttttccgaacttgtttttataaaaaatgactGTATAAATCTTAAACGCATTCaagtccaaaaaataaaattcaaactcCTCAAAGAGACTTTTATCACCAATCATCAAAGGCCAAGCATTAACTCTCTTAAAATAGAATCAGCGACACACCAGAAATGGGATCGAGTTCTCCAGCAAAACAAAATTAACTGCATCTAAGATAACTGGTAAATATATCTCATTGGCAATGGCATATATTACGATTTGAGATTAGGTAttccaaaatccaattttttctttcatcattcaTTTCAATTTGGAACTTCCGATTTTTTTAAAGCAGTAACCTGACAATCATATCAAACCCAGCGATCAAAAAGAGAGAACCAAACAGCAGCAAAAAAACATAACCAGAACATCAGAACAGAACCATTAAACTAAAACACCCATCGCCAAACTCTAAATCTAGTTCCTCCAGTTGCCATCCGAAGCACCACCACTCCTAGAGTAGCGAGATCCACCGTCTCCGTAACCACGGTCGCGACTACCACCGCCATAACCGCCGCCGCCGCCTCCGTAACCTCCGCCGCCACCACGGCTGTATCCACCTTCACGGCGACCACCTCCTCCGTAACCACCACCCCCTCGGTAGCCGCCTCCGCCACCACCACCGCCGCCTCCGCCGCCGCTTCCACGGGACTGAGCTTCGTTTACGGTTATGTTACGACCATCAAGATTCTGGCCGTTCATCCCCTCGATGGCGTCCCTCATCGACTGCTCGCTACTGAACGTAACGAATCCGAAGCCCCTGGACCTCCCAGTCTCACGATCATTGATGATCTGTAATCCAAACACACAGAACAAGCCAATAAGGTCAGATCTACCACAAATTCCTCATATACACATGAAAAACATAAATCTGAAACTCAAAATCGATCGATCTTCGTCTTTCATCACAAGATGAAGATGGAACGTACCGTTTCAGGGGATTAGTAAAAGAATCACAGATAGTTAACACAGAACACAGATCAACAAAGTACGGAATCAGAGTAACACAAACAGATCAGATCAGGGATCAACAAAGCCGAATCGAGTCAGATCCGATCTCTGCGACGGCCTAAAACAGACCTTCGATTCAAGAATCTCGCCAAATTGACTGAAAGCCCTCTCGAGGGACTGGTCGTCGGTGGCCCAAGCGAGCCCTCCGACGAAGCATCGGTACTCGATCTCTGCAGAAGCCATTAGATCTAAAACCCGAAAAAATAGAGGACTAAGGAGGAAATTTGGGGAAAGAGGGGGACCTAAGCCGAACCCGCCTCTGTAAGCACAATGACTCTTGTTTCCCAAACCCTAATTTTATAGCCAAAACTCGTCCGTCTTTAACTACGGTTAGTTAGTACGCGTGTGCAGTCAGCGTTACAGTAACTTGAGTTAAACTGGGTCGGGGCTCTGGAATGTTTGGTGATGAGTGAGAGCTTGTCCCGGCCAAAATTCCAATTTGCCATATTTTTATGGATTGAAGCGACCAATTCTTACTATTTCCTTACATTTTAAgaaagttttcaaaataataatccCGAAAAAGACTTACcacttaaaaaaattcattgatgTTATAGACATGTAAGTAGCAAACAAGATAAtggaatcaaataaaaataataagccATGTCAGCTGGTTTTCGAGTTCTCCATTATGCCGACCGTGGTTAGGTGAAGCAGAAGCGCACGCGGAATCAAGTTATAGGCGTAACCAAACATACGGTCTACGAGATGATTCGGCGCGGTGAACCACAGTTAGAAACAGAGGAGAAAGTGTGAGGAAGTTGGGTTAAGATGGGGCCCAGCGTCACGTGATGGATAGACCGACTTTAAAGGATTGAGATATTTACAGGTcccaaagagaaaatatctaacAGAGTTAAATTACAGTAAAGCCCTTCATTGAATCTTAAAAAGATGCAAGTCATCATCAAGTCTGGCTTTTGAGAaattgagagagagaaaatcgAATGGCGATAAGCGTGGCCGCACTCGTCGcgtcttttaattttttatgcgTCGACATCACTGCACGTCACGTGCGTCACGTGCTAAGCTACTCCGCTCTTGGATACTAGTAATAAAATATCCTCTTCAAATAattccaataataaaaaaaaatcataatatattgaaaaa contains the following coding sequences:
- the LOC100853676 gene encoding glycine-rich RNA-binding protein GRP2A → MASAEIEYRCFVGGLAWATDDQSLERAFSQFGEILESKIINDRETGRSRGFGFVTFSSEQSMRDAIEGMNGQNLDGRNITVNEAQSRGSGGGGGGGGGGGGYRGGGGYGGGGRREGGYSRGGGGGYGGGGGGYGGGSRDRGYGDGGSRYSRSGGASDGNWRN